The DNA region CGCACCGCGCGGGAGTCACGCAGGTCGAAGCCCATCACGCGGCCCTCGCCGCGGGTGGGCCGCAGCGTGGAGGCCAGCAGGCGCAGCAGCGTGGTCTTGCCGGCGCCGTTCTCGCCGAGCAGGGTCACGCCCTCGCCCACGCCGATGTCCAGGGTCACGCCGCGCAGGATCACCTCGCGGCCCAGCCGCAGCCACACGTCCCGGAGTTGCAGCGCCTCGCCCGCCTGGTTAACCGCGTCTTCCGCCCGGGGGGCGTTCACAACTTCAGCCATTCGGGCGTGACCTCCAGGAAGAACGCCGCCAGCCGCGTGAACTGCCCCGTGAGCATCAGGGTGCCCACCGCGATCAGGACCACGCCGCCCACCTTCTCGAACACCCCGGCGAAGCGGTTGAGGCGCCGCAGGTTCCAGCGGTCCCACACCAGCGCCGCCAGCAGGAACGGCACGGCCAGTCCCAGCGTGTACACCGCCAGCAGCGTCACGCCCTGGCCCAGGCTGGCGCTGCTGGCCGCCAGGCCCAGGATGCTGCCCAGCGCCGGGCCCAGGCAGGGGCTCCACCCGAACGCGAAGGCCGCGCCCAGCGCCACCGGGCCGTACCCGCCGGCGTCCGCCAGGGCGCGGGTGTCGCGCATCAGCCACGGGAAGCGCACCACGCCCAGCATCACCAGTCCGAAGAACACGATCAGCGCTCCGGAAATCTGCCCCAGCAGCACCTTCTGCGGGGCCAGCAGGGCGCCCACGCTGCTGGCCGTGGCACCCAGCGCGATGAACACCAGCCCGAACCCGGCGATGAACCCCAGCGCCCGCGACCAGGGCGCCTTCGCGCCGCCCAGCACGCCCAGGTAGCTGGGCACCAGCGGCAGCACGCAGGGACTCAGGAAGGACACCAGACCGGCCAGAAACGCCACCGTGAGCGACGGTGCAGACGACGAAACCATACCCGGAGCATACAGGGACGCGCGAAGCGGAAAGGGGACGGGCGCCCCCCGCCCGGCCGCGGTCAGTTCAGGCGGTCCAGGCCCAGTTCACCCGTGAAGTCACCCTCCCAGGCGTTCAGGACGCGGCCCTGCTGCACCAGCAGCACCGTGGGGTACGTGCCCACCCGCAGCGCCCGCGCGAAGGCCGTGGCGTCCGGGCCGCGCCAGGGTTTCAGGCCGCCGGGCGCGGGCGTGAGCACCGCCTCGGCGTTCACGGCCCGCACCGGCAGGCCGCTGCGCAGCACGGCGTTCCACAGGTCGCCCAGGTCGCCGCAGTCGTGGCTGTACACCACGACCAGTTCGCGCTCGGCGGCCGTCCAGGGGTGCGCGGGCAGCGGTTCCCCCAGGCGGACGAGGGCGCTGGCCGGGCTGAGGCCCAGCAGGGTCAGGGCCAGCAGCAGGGACACGATGGGCGCGCGGGCGGCTCGGGTCATGGCCGGATGATGCCGCGCCGGCCCGGCGCCTGTCATGACCGCCCCGTGAGAGCCGCGCAAGGGCCAGGAGAAGCGCCAGCCGCCGCCCCTGGCAAGGAAGCGGCGGCCGGAACTGCACGTGAGGGGACCTTACGGCTGTGTCAGGGGCGCAGGCTTCGGGGCGGGCGTGGCGGTGCCCTGGTTGCGCACGGCCTTCACGGCGGCCGGGTCCGGCTGCTGGTCCGTGAGGGGCGCCGGCTTGGGGTCCGGGGCGTAGGCGGGCAGTTCGCTGATCTGCACGCGGCGCTTCACGACGTTCTCGGGCGGCGTGAACTCGGTCGCCATGCGGTTGGTGGTGCGGTCCAGGCCAATGATCACGGTGCTGGGATCCGAGGCGCCCTGAGCGTAGCGGCTCTCGCGGTACTGCACGGGCGGGGGGGCGCTGGCGTCAATCGTGCTGTCGTAGTTCCAGTAGCGCCGCTCGATGAACGCCAGTTTCACGTTCGGGAGGAACTGCGGGTCGGGCGCGTCGGCGTAGTAGATGCCGGGCGGTTCGCTGAACTGCCGCACGGGCATGCCCTGGTGCGCGAGTTCCATCATGCGCCGCCAGATGGGGGCGTTCACGTACCCGGAGTAGTAGTTCACGGGCATGTCACCGCCCTGCTGCTTGCCCACCCACACGGCGCCGGTGTACACGGGCGTGGTGCCCACGAACCAGAAGTCCTTGGGGCCGTTACTGGTGCCGGTCTTCCCGGCGACCGGCCACTCGCCGAACTTGGCGCGGCCGGCCAGGCCGCCCTGCACTTCGGTCAGGTCGTTCACCACGCCGCGGATCATGTCCAGGCCCTGGAAGGCCACCTGCGGCGTCCAGATGCGTTTGGGGCGCACGGGGTCGGTGGCGGCGTCGTACAGCACCTCGCCGCGGGCGGTGGTGACCCGGTCGATGTAGCGGGGCGCGCGGTACAGCCCGCCGTTCACGAAGGGCGCGTAGGCGGCCGCCATCTTCACGGGGGTGGTTTCCACGGCGCCCAGCGCGGCGGCGAGGCCGGTGCCGTCGTTGGGGGGGATGTCCATGGCGCGCAGTTTGTCGAAGAGCTTGTTCACGCCGATGCGGTCGGCGAGGCGCACGGTCACGAGGTTCAGGGAGCGGTCGAGCGCCTCGCGGATGGTCATCTCGCGGTAGGTGGTGGCACCCTCGAAGTTCTTCGGTTCGTAGCGGCCGTTCTTGCACCCGACCGGGCAGGGGAAGCTCACGGGCTTGTCGTCCTCGCGGTGGTCCTGGGTCAGGCCGGTGGAGAGGGCGGTGGTGTACAGGATGGGCTTGATGGTCGAGCCGATCTGCCGCTGGCCCTGCGCGGCGTTGTTCCAGTCGGCGGGCGGGGCGCTGCCCTGGAGTTTCTGCCCGATCATGCCCAGCACCTCGCTGGTGCCCGGGTCCACGACCACGGCCGCCAGCGTGGCGCCGAAGGGCAGGCCGGTCGCCTCGCGGCTGGCGGTTTCCACGGCGTTCTGCACCTTGGGGTTCAGGGTGGTGTACACGCGCAGGCCGCCGGAGCCGTAGACCTTGTCCTGCCCGAAGCGCCGCACGAGTTCCTGCTCGACCTGCGCGACGAAGTGCGGGGCGCGGGTGGTGGTCACGGCCTTGAGTTCCTTCGCGGTGCGGTCCACCAGTTTCGCGCTGACGATCCCGCCCTGCGCGTCGTACTTGACCTGCCAGCCGCGGGGCTGCAGGTTTTCCTTCCAGGCGGCGTCGGCCTGCGCCTGGGTGATCCACTGGTCCTCGACCATGCGGCCCAGCAGGGTCTTTATCAGGGGGCGCACGGCGGCGTAGTCCTCGTAGCGGCGGGCGCGGGGCACCAGGATGGTCAGGTACGCGGCCTGCGCCAGCGTCAGGTTTTTCGGGGTGGTGCGGAAGTACGCCTGCGCGGCGGAGGCCACGCCGTACAGTTCCACCGGCCCGCCGTCTCCCCAGTAGATGGTGTTCAGGTAGTTCTGGAGGATCTCTTCCTTGGTGAAGCTGCGCTCGACCTGCACGCTCAGCATCCATTCCTTGAGCTTGCGGTCGGGCGTGCGGGCCTGCTGGTATTCCTCCAGCAGCAGGGTGTTCTTCACGAGCTGGTTGGTGAGGGTCGAGCCGCCCTGCACGTCCTCGCCCTGCGACAGGCGCCGGAACTGCCGGGCCAAGCCGTAGGG from Deinococcus ficus includes:
- a CDS encoding cytochrome c biogenesis CcdA family protein, coding for MVSSSAPSLTVAFLAGLVSFLSPCVLPLVPSYLGVLGGAKAPWSRALGFIAGFGLVFIALGATASSVGALLAPQKVLLGQISGALIVFFGLVMLGVVRFPWLMRDTRALADAGGYGPVALGAAFAFGWSPCLGPALGSILGLAASSASLGQGVTLLAVYTLGLAVPFLLAALVWDRWNLRRLNRFAGVFEKVGGVVLIAVGTLMLTGQFTRLAAFFLEVTPEWLKL
- a CDS encoding transglycosylase domain-containing protein, with the protein product MIFLVRFLKFLLSLLIAALVAGLGVAATYGLKWTRELPDYRELDSLTRSMGSETKVYARDNTPLGTLIPKVGDQRISRTLVTLDEISPYMIAALVANEDRRFFEHYGMDPYGLARQFRRLSQGEDVQGGSTLTNQLVKNTLLLEEYQQARTPDRKLKEWMLSVQVERSFTKEEILQNYLNTIYWGDGGPVELYGVASAAQAYFRTTPKNLTLAQAAYLTILVPRARRYEDYAAVRPLIKTLLGRMVEDQWITQAQADAAWKENLQPRGWQVKYDAQGGIVSAKLVDRTAKELKAVTTTRAPHFVAQVEQELVRRFGQDKVYGSGGLRVYTTLNPKVQNAVETASREATGLPFGATLAAVVVDPGTSEVLGMIGQKLQGSAPPADWNNAAQGQRQIGSTIKPILYTTALSTGLTQDHREDDKPVSFPCPVGCKNGRYEPKNFEGATTYREMTIREALDRSLNLVTVRLADRIGVNKLFDKLRAMDIPPNDGTGLAAALGAVETTPVKMAAAYAPFVNGGLYRAPRYIDRVTTARGEVLYDAATDPVRPKRIWTPQVAFQGLDMIRGVVNDLTEVQGGLAGRAKFGEWPVAGKTGTSNGPKDFWFVGTTPVYTGAVWVGKQQGGDMPVNYYSGYVNAPIWRRMMELAHQGMPVRQFSEPPGIYYADAPDPQFLPNVKLAFIERRYWNYDSTIDASAPPPVQYRESRYAQGASDPSTVIIGLDRTTNRMATEFTPPENVVKRRVQISELPAYAPDPKPAPLTDQQPDPAAVKAVRNQGTATPAPKPAPLTQP